The window GCTTGTCTGCTATTGTAGTTTGTCTTTCTGTCATTTAAGGTTTGATACTAAAAAACATGGTTAGGGATTTGTGTGTTAATTTCCAAATAGATTATGGTTTGTTTGTTAATTATCTCAATTTCTGTTTAGTTTGATTTCATGCGCATTAATCAGTGTTAAAGTAGAGAGAATGTTCAAAACCTGCATTTTTCCTTTCTGTATCATTATAGGTACATGCCCTAAGCTTTCTTGCATTACAGTATTCTTACCCGATTAATCTGATGCTACATCAGTCTTCTATGAATCAGGACATAGAGCCGAAGCTAGCAACACCATCCTCGAAGAAAAGTGAGTTTTGATGTGATCGATGAATAATTAATCCAAGAAAAGACGGTAATTCGATAAATAGAGGCATTATTTTCTTAGACATAATGAGGTGACAAAGTCTCACTCTTTTAACAATCATTTCTGTCTAGAGATAATGGATAATGCAATACACATGAGAGGCTCAGAAGGACTTCACTTTCAGATATATAAAAAATATCTCTCCTCTCTATTTCTCCTCTTCATTTATTCCAAAACAAGCCAAAACTGAAGCGGATAAGATGATTGCCCTCAAACACATTCAAACCTCTTTCACCGCCACCAGACATACCATTTTACAGTCGGGAAGATTTCCCAGCACAAAGAACTCCATCTTGCGCTTCAGCAAGTCCAATGATTCCGATTCCGAACCAGAGACTCCTTCGCCTGGAGGAGATACTCAAAAGCAAGAGATGCTGGTGAGGATAGCAATGCTTCAAGCTCAGAAAGTCCGGCTTGCAGAATACTTGGATGAGAGATCAGAATATCTTACTAAATTCGGAGAAGATGCTAATGCGGAGTTTGACAAGATTGGAGAAGATGCCCTCAAAGGACTGGATGAAGCCAGTGCTAGGGTCTGTTTTCGTTCCTAAATCTGCATTAAAGATACAAAAAGCGACTTGCTATGATAATCTGTTGATACTTATTCATTTGTGACGAGCAGATAATGGAGAATATGGACAGCCGCATGCAGGCGTTTGAGGAATCTACAGGTGTGAACATATCAGAGATTGAAGAAAATGAAAACGAGTTAGCAGCATTCGAAGATCAGATTGCAAAAGACCGAAATGAAGGGTTATTTTTCAAGAATCTGACGCAGGGAAAACCAAAAGAAAAGGTAAACGCTACAGAGGAAATAAAGAAGATCAAGGAGCTTACAAAAAAAAGTGCAGGATCAGAAACCAGGAGGAATATTTACCTTGTATTAATTGGCCTGCTACTCATAGAAATCGTTGACTCTTTCATCACTTCAACACCCGATTGGAGAAAAGTTGCAATTCTTGGGGTAATTTTAGTGGGTTTGGTCACTCAGTTCATCTATGAGCAGAAAATGCTATCAGAAAAAGAAAGAGCAGAAGAGAAGAAGACAGAGGAAGAAAGAAGGTGATTCCCTGCCCTTCAAGGAAAAATATTATGCTGTAAACTTTTTAAACTTAATTATATTAGATAAATATAGCTTGGATTTACATATTAGGAGGATCTCGTTTCTTAAGATCAAGTCAATTGTATTAATAAACAGAAAGTACATAGCATGAGAACACACCATATATATCCTTTTACAAGTGTGGCCTATCAAGAAAAATCTAACTTCAAATACTTTTCATGTATTTAGTATTTACCCACCCAAGAAAAGAATTTGAAAACAGTCTCAGTTGTACTGTAACCCAGCAAAACAAATGTAGCATGATAAATAACACCAAGTAAATCTTACTACTTGATGGTGATATTTCAAGCTCTTTGCTTTGGCATCATCAAAAGGTGATCTTGGTGATACTACTACAATCACCAAAACCATATATGATGCTTAACGAACAATATCATTATATAGCATGCTAAACATGCCTCCAGTTTTCTTGATTAATGAATCTAAGATTTCAATTAAAGCTGCTGTATGTATTTAAACTTACAAAGACAACAAAATGCAGATAGACCCAAAATTGAGAACAGACTTGTATATACACTAAAGATGGTGATGAAGGTTGGTGTTCTAGTATCTCGGAGAACTCATACTTCTGCCACATAGTGATATGAGGTCTTGTCTAGGATCCATAATAAAACTCAGCACCCACCCTGCATCAGGAGCTACAAAATTGCAGGTTAATCAAAATATAGCATGACAATAACCCCAAGCGGATCTCACAACTTGGGTTTGATACAACAAGCATATTACTTTAGCATCATCAAAAGGATCTTGGTGGTATTACTGGAACCACCAACAACTGTGTAACTGAGTTACCATATATGATGCTTCATGAACTTTTAATTATTTAAGTTCACACTTCTAGGTCTTTAATTATTCTAGTTGTTTTTAAACCCACTACGGTGCAAGAGTTGCATAAAATCCTAAATGAGAACTGAATTGCTATAGACATTAAAATCTGGTGAGAAACATTGTTAAGAATCAGGAAACTCACACTTCTGTCAACTAGTGATCTGATGTGCTGTTTTTGACTTGTAAAAGAACTCAGCTTCTACCTGCAGCAAGAAAGATTTTTGCAATGAGAAAAATAACATCTGCAAAAAAAAGAAAAAAAGAAAAAGAAAAAAACAATATATGTGTGTGTGCGCGCGCGCGTGTGATATTCAGATATCATTCTTACCTTGCATCACTTTTGAAAGAAAAGCATGTTCTTCATGAAGAATACACCAATGTGCATGGTCTTATTAGTATCTTGGCAGCTGACGACTCTCCTGAGGACTCTCTCAAGAAGGCCATGGCTCACTTCAAGCATGGGGTGGTAGTTGAAAGCATCACAATTCCTAACAAATTTGAATAGAGAACAAAATGAGAACTATGGATATCTCATCCTGCAACTTCTACAGCAGCAATGCAACTAATGACATGAACACAGACGTGCAACCGGAGTGAAACTTACCTTCACACTACCTTAACCCCAAGAAGACTGTGAAGTGGCCCTATCGTTGACCACTGCTCTAACAAGTATGTGCCACGTTATATGAGTTGGAAGAACTCCATGATGCAAAGCTTTTTCCAAGTACCCAACAGCATCTGATATTCTACTGCTTGAACAAAGCCCTTTGAGAGTGATATTATAGGAAATTATATCTGGTCGTAGCCCAACCTTTAAAATGCGAGCCCAAATTTGAGATGCCTTTCCACAGTCTCTAATTTTGTAAAAACCTTCCATTAGGGTGTTGTGCGTCACAAGATTCGGATCACAATTCCGACACCCCATCTGAAAATATAGCTGCAAAGCACCTTCAGCTTTGCCTGCAGAGCAAAGTCCATGAATCATAATGTTGTACATAGTTACATCAGGCTCAAATCCCTTGTCAAGGGCTTGATTCCACAAATTGAGGGCCATGTCAATCTTCCTGCCTTGACAAAGGCCATCAATCAACAGACTATATGTGATCACGTCTAGCTTCAAGCCTTTCTCCAGCATTTCCTTCACAAACACATATGCATCGCTATATCTTCTGACTTTGCACAAGCCATTTATCAGAGTATTATAGGAGACAACATTTGGAGAGCAGTACTTGGTGGACATTGCCTTGAAAAAACAAATTGCATCTTCAAGTTTGGAAACTTGGATAAAGCCATATATCAACGAATTGCAGACATGAAGATTTGGTTTATAGCCACACTTGGCCATCTGATCAAGTAGCCTGGCTGCTTCATCTAGTCTCCCTTCTTTGCATAACCAATTAATCAATGAGGAATATGCAAAGATATCGAGATCAGCTCCTGCATTTTCTGCCTCTTTTAAAATCAACAGAGCCTTGTTCAAGTAACCATTCTTACACAGTCCATGAATTAATACTCCATACGTTGTGGAATCCGCAACGCAAGCCTTCTCATGCATCAATTCCCAGACAGACATTGCTTCCTCCACCTTCCCATTCTCAAACAACCCTCTGATCAATATGTTATAACTCACAACATTACGACAACCACCCTTCTCCATCACCTCCCACAACTCAAAACACTCACCAATCTTCCCATCTCGGCAGAATCCATTGAGCATTGCATTATACACAACCACATCCGGCATCACTCCCTTCCCAACCATATCCTTATAAACTATCTCCGCCTCATCCACATTCCCCGCTTTACACAACCCGTTGATCAAAGAACTACAAGTGAACAAATCACACCCTCTTTCATTCCTCTTCATCCTATCCCATATCTCCAAACTCTCACCAAACCTCCCGCACTTGCACAACCCACTAATCATCACATTATAACTAACAACATTTGGATACGCCCCCGAGTCCATCACCAACCTCTCCCAAACCTCCTTCGCCTCCGCGTAATCCCCTCTCCGAAACCACCCATCAATCAAAATATTATAACACATGACATCAGGACTCACTCCTCTCTCAGGCATTTCGTCGAACACCTCCAATGCATCCCCCATCTTCCCATTTTTCGCAAGCGCATTGATCAAAACTCCGTAACTCATCACATCAGGCTTCAAACCCTTCTCCCACATCCAATCCAGCAACCGTCTCGCCTTCTCAAACTGCCTCTTCTTGCACGAAATCTTAATCAAAGTGTTGTAAGTCTGCAAATTGGGGACCAACCCCACCGTTTCGAAATAGGCAAACAACTGCTCGGCCCGGTCCCACTGATTCGACTCTATGAAGGCATTCAGCAAAGCATTGTAGGACCGGATACCGGGCTCGCACCCGAAAATCTCGCGCATTTGATGAAAGATTTCCAGAGCTTTATCCGGCATTGAGTTTTTGGTATAGGCTTTGATCACAGTGAGTGCCACGTCCTCGGGGCATTGGCATTTCTGGGTCCGGATGAGCTGGAGGACCCGGGTGACGTGGGAGACGAGGTTGGGGTGGAAGAGGCGGCGGAGAATGTGGTGGAAGACGTCCGGGGAGTGGGAGTAGTTGGGGTGGCGGGTGGCGGAGTCGAGGAGGGCGAGGGCGGAGTGGGTGTTCTTCTCGGCTTGGAGGAGTTTGAGGACGCGTTTGGGGGAGAGGGATTTGGGGAAGTCGACCATGGCAGTCTCTCATTTTTGTGGCATCGTTTTGGAAACCTTAGGGCGGAGGCAAAGGTTTTCAGAGTGAATGAAATGGAAAGCGGGAGAGGGGTTTTGGGTTTTAGTTTTTAGTTTTTTTGGGCCGAATAGCTGGGTGGCCCGTAATGAAGATGGGTGGGTTGTACTGAGCCAACCTGCACATAATATTTTTACACAGAACTATACAAAATCTCGAAATTAACATTTCCTAAAAACAAAAAACAAAAACTCGAAAGTAACATGTTAAATTTGATTTTAATTGCCCAGTACCGTTGATTTAGTGGCATAAATCTCTTTTTATAAGTGAGACCTCGTGAGTTTGACTCACAACAAACTCGTTATAATATATTAGTTGTTTATTTAATATAAAAAATGATTTAATCACTTACAAAGAAAGTTTATACCAATTGATGCAGTATGCTGATCAAAATACCTCAACGCTATATATGACATGTATGTGCTGCATGCTTGGAGCATCTCCAGTGGAGATGTCATTTCCTACGTGGAGTCTCAATAGCTATATTTGACAATTGAAAAACAGCTCGAACGCATATGTTATTTGCTACAGGGATGACATTTTAGATTCATCCTGTCAAATTTGAGAGTCCCATGGGCTACTATCCTTTTTTTTTTGTTGTTTTTTTTTTTTCTTCTTCTCTCTCTCTCTCTCTTCTATACCTAAGTTACTACCGAACGAGATAGAGCTGTAATGTTATAATAAATACTTATTCTAACAATANATATATATATATATATATATATATTTGTTAACAGCTGGGTTGGAAGTAGAAAAATTAAGGAAAAATGTACAAAATCCACATCAGATGTCAAATTTGAATTTGAACAAAAGAAAATAACACCTTCCATTGGAGATGCTCTTGTAATGAAGTTGTAATTGCTTCAGTATGTTGTTTTGAAGAAGCTAGCTGAAGATTCTGTAATGGACAGATCTGTTGAATAGAACCATCATCAAGATTATGAGTCAGCTTAGCTCTTTTATATACATAATGGAAGTAGATTTCTCCTCCTAGTCAAGATCATCGGCCAAATTAAAGCCCATATTCACATTAATAAAGAGCTTTCTCAAAACCCAGCAAAGAGCTTAGTTAGTATAGCTGTAGTTATATATGTATATAAACTTGAAGCACCTAGATCACCAAAGTCGGGTTCCAAAAGAAATTTGGAAAAACTGGGATCTTTCTTATGTGAACTCTTTCTCTTTTAAGCACACTTTCCAAGCATACTTCTCCAGCTCTCTCACAACTTTACCACTCAAAAGAGAAAGGGCAAAGAAAGCAAAGACCATCTTTTTCTTTTTTCTCCCTATATATCTCTTCTTCACCTTTGAAAAAAAACATTTTCTGCTGATGATTTTCATGCAATTTTAATACTAAACTATAGGGCAGAAGTTCCTCTTTTTCTCTTTTAAACTGTAAATTTCTAAGATATGGCAGTGAGCAAGACTAGCTCTCAAAGCACCCTAAGATCTGCTTGGAATATTTGTAAATCCCTAAGAAGTGTTTTATGCCTAGATATTGCCCAGTTTGTATGCTTCTTTGCCTTTGTCTCGCTTTGGTAACATGCCAAACTCTACATTCTTTCTTGGGATTCCTTCACTCTACTTTGTATAATCATATGGTTCTTTTCAAGGCTATGATAGGAAATCCCACTTGGAAATTTCACTACAACCAGTAAAATCCATGGTAGACCTCCTCAT of the Fragaria vesca subsp. vesca linkage group LG6, FraVesHawaii_1.0, whole genome shotgun sequence genome contains:
- the LOC101294386 gene encoding pentatricopeptide repeat-containing protein At3g09060-like, with amino-acid sequence MVDFPKSLSPKRVLKLLQAEKNTHSALALLDSATRHPNYSHSPDVFHHILRRLFHPNLVSHVTRVLQLIRTQKCQCPEDVALTVIKAYTKNSMPDKALEIFHQMREIFGCEPGIRSYNALLNAFIESNQWDRAEQLFAYFETVGLVPNLQTYNTLIKISCKKRQFEKARRLLDWMWEKGLKPDVMSYGVLINALAKNGKMGDALEVFDEMPERGVSPDVMCYNILIDGWFRRGDYAEAKEVWERLVMDSGAYPNVVSYNVMISGLCKCGRFGESLEIWDRMKRNERGCDLFTCSSLINGLCKAGNVDEAEIVYKDMVGKGVMPDVVVYNAMLNGFCRDGKIGECFELWEVMEKGGCRNVVSYNILIRGLFENGKVEEAMSVWELMHEKACVADSTTYGVLIHGLCKNGYLNKALLILKEAENAGADLDIFAYSSLINWLCKEGRLDEAARLLDQMAKCGYKPNLHVCNSLIYGFIQVSKLEDAICFFKAMSTKYCSPNVVSYNTLINGLCKVRRYSDAYVFVKEMLEKGLKLDVITYSLLIDGLCQGRKIDMALNLWNQALDKGFEPDVTMYNIMIHGLCSAGKAEGALQLYFQMGCRNCDPNLVTHNTLMEGFYKIRDCGKASQIWARILKVGLRPDIISYNITLKGLCSSSRISDAVGYLEKALHHGVLPTHITWHILVRAVVNDRATSQSSWG
- the LOC101294959 gene encoding uncharacterized protein LOC101294959; the protein is MIALKHIQTSFTATRHTILQSGRFPSTKNSILRFSKSNDSDSEPETPSPGGDTQKQEMLVRIAMLQAQKVRLAEYLDERSEYLTKFGEDANAEFDKIGEDALKGLDEASARIMENMDSRMQAFEESTGVNISEIEENENELAAFEDQIAKDRNEGLFFKNLTQGKPKEKVNATEEIKKIKELTKKSAGSETRRNIYLVLIGLLLIEIVDSFITSTPDWRKVAILGVILVGLVTQFIYEQKMLSEKERAEEKKTEEERR